TCTACTATAAATTCTTTTCTGGTTTTTCCTTTTACTAGTGCAAGATAGCTTTTTTGCATTAATCTTTTTTCAAACATGGTTTTTAACTCAATTTGTGCATTTTTATGTTTTGCTATGAGTAAAAGTCCGCTTGTTTCTTTATCTAATCTATGAGCCACGCAAGCTTTTTCACCCCATAAATGCCAAATTTCATCACAAAGACTATAAGCACAATTGCGTCCATTAGGATGAGTTAGCACTCCACTTGGTTTTTCTACGATGGCAAAATCTTCATTTTCATAAACTATTTCCAATCCTTTAGGGTTATTTTCATATACGATTAATTCCACTAAGCCATCTAAAAATTTGTTTTTTTCATCTATTAAATTTCCATCACAAAATAGTCTTTTTTTATCAATGAGTTTTTGCGCTTCACGCATAGAGATTTTTAACTCATCCATAAGTAGTCTAAATGCCTTTTTTCCATTATTTGATAGTTTCTTTTTTATATATGCCATTTAATAACTTTCTTAGGTAATTTATAATAAAATTTAAGCTATTTTTTCATAAAAATTATATAAAAAAAGGTCTTGAAAATGGTTGAAAGATATAGTAGAGAAATCATGGCTAAAAAATGGGACATGCAAGCAAAATATGATGCATGGTTAAAAGTAGAATTAGCCGCCGTGAAAGCATGGAATAAACTTGGTCTTATTAAAGATGATGATTGTGAAAAAATTATAAAAAATGCAAAATTTGATATAGCAAGAATAGATGAGATAGAAAAAACTACCAAACATGATGTTATCGCTTTTTTAACTAGTGTAAGTGAAAGTTTAGGTGAGGAAAGTCGTTTTGTACATTATGCAATGACAAGTTCAGATTGTATTGATACTGCGGTTGCTTTGCAGATTAAAGATAGCTTGGAACTAATCTTGCAAGATTTGGATCAAGTTTTAGCAGCGATTAAAACAAGAGCATATGAACATAAAAACACCTTAATGGTAGGAAGAAGCCATGGAATTCATGGAGAGCCTATAACTTTTGGCTTAGTTTTGGCTATTTGGTATGATTCGCTAGTTCATGCAAAAGACTTAATCATTCATGCAAAAGAAGTGATTAGCTATGGAAAAATTAGCGGTGCCATGGGAAATTTTGCTCATGCTCCGCTTGAATTTGAAGAAGAAGTTTGTAAAAATTTAGATCTAAAGCCAGCACCAGTTTCAAACCAAGTTATACAAAGAGATCGTTACGCACAAGTTATCTCAGCTTTAGCTATTTTAGCTTCAAGTTGTGAGCAAATTGCTGTTGCTATCCGCCATTTTCAAAGAACAGAAGTATATGAAGCTGAAGAATATTTTTCTCAAGGACAAAAAGGAAGCTCAGCTATGCCTCATAAAAGAAATCCTGTTTTGAGTGAAAATATCACCGGTCTTTGCAGGATGATAAGAGCTTATGTAACGCCTGCTTTAGAAAATGTAGCATTGTGGCACGAAAGAGATATATCGCATTCTAGTGTTGAAAGATTTGTATTACCTGATGCTTTTATTACGACTGATTTTATGCTTTCAAGATTATGTGGTGTGATAGAAAAGCTTTTGGTGTATCCAGAAAACATGATGAAAAATTTAAATTTAACCGGAGGACTTGTATTCTCTCAAAGAGTGTTGCTTGAACTTCCATTTAAAGGTATAAGTAGAGAAGAAGCTTATAAGATTGTTCAAAGAAATGCTATGAAAGTTTGGGCTGATTTGCAAAATGGTAAGCCTGCATTAAATGAAAAAGGCGAGAGTTTGTTTTTGTTAGCTTTATTAGCTGATGAGGATTTGAAAAAGTCTTTAAGTGAAGCAGATATTAGA
This genomic stretch from Campylobacter lari subsp. concheus harbors:
- the purB gene encoding adenylosuccinate lyase, with translation MVERYSREIMAKKWDMQAKYDAWLKVELAAVKAWNKLGLIKDDDCEKIIKNAKFDIARIDEIEKTTKHDVIAFLTSVSESLGEESRFVHYAMTSSDCIDTAVALQIKDSLELILQDLDQVLAAIKTRAYEHKNTLMVGRSHGIHGEPITFGLVLAIWYDSLVHAKDLIIHAKEVISYGKISGAMGNFAHAPLEFEEEVCKNLDLKPAPVSNQVIQRDRYAQVISALAILASSCEQIAVAIRHFQRTEVYEAEEYFSQGQKGSSAMPHKRNPVLSENITGLCRMIRAYVTPALENVALWHERDISHSSVERFVLPDAFITTDFMLSRLCGVIEKLLVYPENMMKNLNLTGGLVFSQRVLLELPFKGISREEAYKIVQRNAMKVWADLQNGKPALNEKGESLFLLALLADEDLKKSLSEADIRNCFDYNYYTKNVDKIFARTFK
- a CDS encoding RluA family pseudouridine synthase, coding for MAYIKKKLSNNGKKAFRLLMDELKISMREAQKLIDKKRLFCDGNLIDEKNKFLDGLVELIVYENNPKGLEIVYENEDFAIVEKPSGVLTHPNGRNCAYSLCDEIWHLWGEKACVAHRLDKETSGLLLIAKHKNAQIELKTMFEKRLMQKSYLALVKGKTRKEFIVDKRMDLARDYDTVKTRMHICENGKEALTQFYTLEYFKNLDASLVLAKPLTGRQHQIRLHLFHVKHKVLGEPLYGLEKIQIEQILDGKMSDIERAQITGAKRLLLHSFSLEFTYKNQKFLIQSQKDIKDEFLKNLP